In Synechococcus sp. CB0101, a genomic segment contains:
- a CDS encoding GMC oxidoreductase produces MIIDDIHYDVIVIGSGAAGGTLADRLSATGKSVLLLERGSRLALADQNVADVDLFRKDRYHPGEQWFGPDGDPFFPQTVYALGGNTKIWGGVLERMREKEFTGLAYQEASAPDWGLRYSDLEPYYDQAEQLFRVHGQAGVDPSEPPRHQGYAHQPKPIEPFMQELKLSLERQGTHPYHLPLTWSESAQDPSGDSELFGVDPASGRSTVQIRDRAKVRRLHVNPTGTEVRGVEAEIEGTTWLFRSHVVVLAAGAINSAEILLRSATEHHSRGLSNGSDQVGRNLMKPQLTSVIQLAAEPNSGRYGRSLGITDYYWGDKNVSFPLGSIASGGGVLQDALFAESPPVLSLVTKLLPNFGLEQLAARSVSWWAMSAVLPDPHNRITLRGQQLQINYLPNNREAHDRLVYRWIDTLKQVEADPNCHVVKPAPTHPRGEAPLTVLGSVCGTCRMGSNPATSVVDLQGRSHELTNLFIADASVFPSCPGIGIGLTVIANALRVGDQVLAAL; encoded by the coding sequence ATGATCATCGACGACATTCATTACGACGTCATCGTGATCGGCTCCGGGGCCGCCGGTGGCACCCTGGCTGATCGCCTGTCAGCAACAGGGAAGTCTGTGCTGCTGCTGGAGCGTGGCTCGCGGCTGGCGCTGGCTGATCAGAACGTGGCTGATGTGGATCTGTTCCGCAAAGACCGTTACCACCCGGGTGAGCAGTGGTTCGGCCCGGATGGTGATCCGTTCTTCCCGCAGACGGTGTACGCCCTTGGCGGCAACACCAAGATCTGGGGTGGTGTGCTTGAGCGGATGCGCGAGAAGGAGTTCACCGGTCTCGCCTATCAGGAGGCATCCGCTCCAGATTGGGGCCTGCGCTACAGCGATCTCGAGCCGTATTACGACCAGGCCGAGCAGCTTTTCCGCGTGCACGGCCAAGCGGGTGTGGATCCATCTGAGCCGCCTCGGCACCAGGGCTATGCCCACCAGCCCAAGCCCATTGAGCCCTTCATGCAGGAGCTCAAGCTTTCGCTTGAGCGCCAGGGCACCCACCCTTATCACTTGCCGCTCACCTGGTCGGAATCGGCTCAGGATCCCAGTGGCGACAGTGAACTCTTTGGAGTTGACCCTGCTAGTGGTCGCTCAACGGTTCAGATCCGCGATCGCGCCAAGGTGCGCCGCCTGCATGTGAATCCCACCGGCACGGAGGTGCGTGGTGTCGAGGCTGAAATCGAGGGAACCACTTGGTTGTTCCGCTCCCACGTGGTGGTGTTGGCCGCCGGCGCGATCAACAGCGCTGAAATCCTGTTGCGATCAGCCACCGAGCACCACAGCCGTGGTCTCTCCAATGGCTCCGATCAAGTTGGCCGCAACCTGATGAAGCCGCAGCTCACCTCGGTGATTCAGTTGGCGGCTGAGCCCAATTCGGGTCGTTACGGTCGCAGCCTGGGCATCACCGACTACTACTGGGGTGACAAAAACGTGAGCTTCCCGCTCGGCTCGATCGCCAGTGGTGGCGGTGTGTTGCAGGACGCATTGTTTGCCGAATCGCCACCGGTGCTATCGCTGGTGACCAAGTTGTTGCCGAATTTCGGGTTAGAGCAATTGGCTGCTCGTTCCGTGTCGTGGTGGGCGATGAGTGCGGTTTTGCCGGATCCCCACAACCGCATCACCTTGCGAGGCCAGCAGCTGCAGATCAACTATCTCCCGAACAATCGCGAGGCCCATGACCGCTTGGTGTATCGCTGGATCGACACCCTCAAGCAGGTGGAAGCCGACCCCAACTGCCATGTGGTGAAACCGGCCCCAACCCACCCACGCGGGGAAGCCCCGCTCACCGTGCTGGGGAGCGTGTGTGGCACCTGTCGGATGGGATCCAATCCCGCCACCTCCGTGGTGGATTTGCAGGGCCGGAGCCATGAGCTCACCAACCTCTTCATCGCCGATGCCAGCGTCTTCCCCAGCTGTCCTGGGATTGGCATCGGTCTCACCGTGATTGCCAATGCTCTGCGCGTTGGTGATCAAGTGCTGGCCGCTCTATGA
- a CDS encoding heme-copper oxidase subunit III, whose amino-acid sequence MTTANPDLPLNHRPGHIKHDGHNLTGFIIFLCSESIIFLAFFSGFALLKITAPEWLPEGVEGLETRLPLINTVVLVSSSFVAYFAERYLHKENLWGFRALWLLTMAMGTYFVYGQYVEWSHLPFALDSGVFGGTFYLLTGFHGLHVITGILLMALMLFRSFRPNNYAKGEMGVTAVSLFWHFVDVIWIILYILIYVWQRTT is encoded by the coding sequence ATGACCACCGCTAATCCTGATCTGCCGCTGAATCACCGGCCCGGCCACATCAAGCACGATGGCCACAACCTCACCGGCTTCATCATTTTTCTCTGCTCTGAGAGCATCATCTTTCTGGCCTTCTTCAGCGGCTTTGCACTGTTGAAGATCACGGCGCCGGAATGGCTGCCTGAGGGCGTGGAGGGCCTGGAGACGCGCCTTCCCTTGATTAACACCGTTGTGCTGGTGAGCTCCAGCTTCGTGGCTTATTTCGCGGAGCGCTATCTCCACAAAGAAAATCTCTGGGGCTTCCGCGCCCTATGGCTGCTCACCATGGCCATGGGCACCTACTTCGTTTATGGGCAATACGTGGAATGGTCGCATCTCCCGTTTGCCCTCGATAGTGGTGTGTTCGGTGGCACCTTTTATCTGCTCACCGGCTTCCACGGCTTGCATGTGATCACGGGCATTCTGCTGATGGCCTTAATGCTCTTCCGCTCCTTTCGGCCGAACAATTACGCCAAGGGGGAGATGGGCGTTACGGCGGTGAGTTTGTTCTGGCACTTCGTGGATGTGATCTGGATCATTCTCTACATCCTTATTTACGTCTGGCAACGCACCACCTGA